One genomic segment of Primulina tabacum isolate GXHZ01 chromosome 9, ASM2559414v2, whole genome shotgun sequence includes these proteins:
- the LOC142555386 gene encoding DEAD-box ATP-dependent RNA helicase 45-like has translation MEEAKPRKSRRDASEKEETKKNNRDREDRSSEKDKNRGRHEKEKSDISKYRDRETHKDRHREKDHERTKRRSRDDARARGKSRGREKEVEELELDREREKVRDRDRDRARERERESEKERERRGRERKRERDKYNEKDNIYEMSRLYSSSDDDRDHGKRRRKEEDYKKRDEASNKQNRHRDDSQENGQRKESREELEIIKGNSREEDLAEEQKRLDEEMEKRRRRVQEWQELRRKEELEVQTLGGSVNTDEPSSGKSWTLEGESDDEEAAPEEKTAMDEDETVKLVIEDSNGKSTDNDNVSTPALLSDNDHVDEDDEIDPLDAFMNSMVLPEVERLHNAVESSNNLDPDVAQTTGKQNSVQSKKGTTKTMGRIIPGEDSDSDYGDLKYDEDPQEDENDEEFMKRVKKTKVEKLSIVDHSKIDYPSFRKNFYIEVKEINRVTSEEGTAYSKELELKIHGKDVPKPVKTWHQTGLSTKILDTIKKMNYDKPMPIQAQALPIIMSGRDCIGIAKTGSGKTLAFVLPMLRHIKDQSPLMPGDGPIGLIMAPTRELVQQIHSDIRKFAKVMALSCVPVYGGSGVAQQISDLKRGAEIVVCTPGRMIDILCTSGGKITNLRRVTYLVMDEADRMFDMGFEPQITRIVQNTRPDRQTVLFSATFPRQVEILARKVLNKPVEIQVGGRSVVNKDITQLVEVRPESDRFLRLLELLGEWYEKGKMLIFVHTQDKCDALFKDLIRSGYPCLSLHGAKDQTDRESTIADFKSNVCNLLVATSIAARGLDVKELELVINFDVPNHYEDYVHRVGRTGRAGRRGCAITFISEEDARYAPDLVKALELSEQSVPDDLKALANGFMAKVNQGLEQAHGTGYGGSGFKFNEEEDEVRKAAKKAQAKEYGFEEDKSDSEDEDEGVRKAGGDISHQAVLAQAAAFAAATKANTAPAPTPVSGAQLIPNSGLPVSLPGVLGLAIPGVSAAVHGPGLPVTSNDAAARAAALAAAMNLQHNLAKIHADAMPEHYEAELEINDFPQNARWKVTHKETLGPISDWTGAAITTRGQYFPPGRVAGPGNRKLYLFIEGPTEQSVKRAKAELKRALEDITSHALSLPGSAQPGRYSVV, from the coding sequence ATGGAAGAGGCGAAACCACGTAAATCGAGGAGAGATGCTTCTGAAAAGGAAGAAACGAAGAAAAATAACCGTGATAGAGAAGATCGAAGTTCTGAGAAAGACAAGAATAGGGGCCGGCACGAGAAAGAAAAGAGTGATATAAGTAAGTACAGGGACAGAGAAACGCACAAGGATAGGCACCGTGAGAAGGACCATGAGAGGACGAAGAGAAGGAGTCGTGACGATGCAAGAGCTCGAGGCAAGTCCAGAGGCAGAGAAAAGGAAGTCGAAGAGTTGGAGTTAGACAGAGAGAGGGAGAAAGTTAGGGATAGGGATAGAGACAGGGCACGAGAGAGGGAAAGAGAAAGTGAGAAGGAGAGGGAGAGAAGGGGGAGGGAGAGGAAAAGGGAGAGGGACAAATACAATGAAAAGGATAATATCTATGAAATGTCTAGGTTGTACAGCAGTAGCGATGATGATAGGGACCATGGAAAACGGCGCAGGAAAGAGGAAGATTACAAAAAGAGAGATGAAGCGAGTAACAAGCAGAACCGACATAGGGATGATAGTCAAGAGAATGGCCAACGGAAAGAAAGCCGTGAAGAGCTGGAAATCATTAAAGGAAACTCTCGGGAAGAAGATCTCGCTGAAGAACAGAAGAGACTGGATGAGGAGATGGAGAAACGAAGAAGGAGAGTACAGGAATGGCAGGAATTAAGAAGAAAGGAGGAACTTGAGGTGCAAACACTTGGAGGATCAGTCAATACTGACGAACCCTCGTCTGGAAAATCATGGACCCTTGAAGGGGAATCTGATGATGAAGAAGCCGCCCCTGAGGAAAAAACAGCAATGGATGAAGATGAAACTGTCAAACTTGTTATTGAGGATTCCAATGGGAAGTCCACTGATAATGATAATGTGTCCACACCTGCATTGCTGAGTGATAATGATCATGTTGATGAGGATGATGAAATTGATCCGTTAGATGCTTTTATGAATTCTATGGTGTTGCCAGAAGTTGAGAGGCTACACAATGCAGTGGAGTCTTCCAACAACTTGGATCCTGATGTGGCTCAAACAACTGGAAAACAAAACTCTGTTCAATCTAAAAAAGGTACGACTAAAACTATGGGAAGAATAATTCCTGGAGAAGATTCTGATTCAGATTATGGAGATCTCAAATATGATGAAGATCCTCAAgaagatgaaaatgatgaagaatTCATGAAACGGGTGAAGAAGACTAAAGTCGAGAAGCTCTCTATAGTTGACCATTCAAAAATTGATTATCCTTCCTTTCGGAAGAATTTTTACATTGAAGTGAAGGAAATTAATAGGGTGACTTCCGAAGAGGGCACAGCATATAGTAAAGAACTGGAACTGAAGATACATGGGAAGGATGTCCCAAAACCAGTTAAAACTTGGCATCAAACAGGGTTATCGACTAAAATACTGGATAccattaagaaaatgaattatgACAAGCCAATGCCTATTCAAGCTCAGGCCTTGCCTATCATAATGAGTGGTCGAGACTGCATTGGTATTGCTAAAACAGGCTCTGGCAAAACGCTAGCATTTGTTCTGCCCATGTTGAGACATATCAAGGACCAATCTCCATTGATGCCTGGAGATGGCCCAATCGGTCTCATTATGGCTCCCACAAGAGAGCTTGTACAACAAATCCACAGTGATATCAGGAAGTTTGCGAAGGTGATGGCTCTCAGCTGTGTGCCTGTATATGGAGGTTCTGGGGTAGCCCAGCAAATTAGTGACTTGAAACGAGGCGCTGAGATTGTTGTTTGTACTCCTGGTAGAATGATCGACATTCTATGCACCAGTGGTGGTAAGATTACAAATTTGCGTCGTGTCACTTACTTGGTCATGGATGAAGCTGATCGAATGTTTGATATGGGTTTTGAACCTCAGATTACTAGAATTGTCCAAAATACACGACCAGATCGGCAAACTGTGCTCTTTTCTGCCACTTTCCCACGTCAAGTTGAAATTTTGGCACGCAAAGTGTTGAATAAACCTGTTGAAATACAGGTAGGTGGGAGAAGTGTTGTGAACAAGGATATAACCCAACTTGTTGAGGTGAGACCTGAAAGTgataggttccttagactgctAGAATTACTTGGAGAATGGTACGAGAAAGGAAAGATGTTAATATTTGTCCATACACAAGACAAATGTGATGCTTTGTTCAAAGATTTGATTAGATCTGGGTATCCATGTCTCTCACTTCATGGGGCAAAGGATCAGACAGATCGCGAATCCACTATTGCAGATTTTAAAAGCAATGTGTGCAATTTATTGGTTGCTACAAGTATTGCTGCTAGAGGTTTAGATGTGAAGGAGCTTGAACTAGTTATTAACTTTGATGTTCCTAATCATTACGAAGACTATGTTCATCGTGTTGGTAGAACAGGACGGGCTGGTAGAAGAGGTTGTGCTATCACGTTTATATCTGAGGAAGATGCAAGATATGCACCAGATCTTGTAAAAGCCCTAGAATTATCTGAACAGAGTGTTCCTGATGATCTTAAGGCCCTTGCGAATGGGTTTATGGCAAAGGTTAATCAGGGGCTTGAGCAAGCCCATGGAACTGGTTATGGTGGTAGCGGTTTTAAATTCAATGAAGAGGAGGATGAAGTTAGGAAGGCTGCGAAGAAAGCACAGGCTAAAGAATATGGGTTTGAGGAAGATAAATCAGACTCAGAAGATGAAGATGAAGGAGTGAGAAAAGCAGGTGGCGACATTTCTCACCAAGCTGTCCTCGCCCAGGCTGCTGCTTTTGCCGCTGCTACCAAAGCAAATACTGCTCCAGCCCCAACACCTGTCTCAGGAGCTCAGCTCATTCCAAATAGTGGATTGCCTGTTTCTTTGCCTGGTGTTCTTGGTTTGGCTATTCCTGGCGTATCTGCAGCGGTCCACGGGCCTGGACTTCCCGTTACCAGCAATGATGCGGCAGCTAGGGCAGCAGCTCTGGCAGCTGCCATGAATTTACAGCATAACCTGGCAAAGATTCATGCTGATGCCATGCCTGAACACTATGAAGCAGAGTTGGAGATAAATGATTTTCCTCAAAATGCTCGATGGAAGGTGACACACAAGGAAACTCTCGGCCCAATCTCTGACTGGACCGGGGCCGCTATTACCACCAGAGGACAATACTTTCCTCCAGGCAGGGTTGCTGGACCAGGGAATAGAAAACTCTACTTGTTCATTGAAGGCCCCACTGAACAATCTGTCAAGAGGGCAAAAGCAGAACTCAAGCGTGCCTTGGAGGATATCACTTCTCATGCATTATCGCTTCCAGGATCAGCACAACCGGGCCGGTATTCTGTCGTCTAA
- the LOC142555387 gene encoding putative F-box protein At2g36090 isoform X2, whose protein sequence is MGSPSHPWPLLVTTSGKQPEKKSYGKISQQQMTSESTPPDSSLWSSPSGFTSLVDIYYKGHCIFSKVVDGMTARNESETSECFKRFLCYPFSLDLLGIGRFETSDRVFYQNLGIMEDDTTNSLLAAFTGYNRRGGICSDIAQNIQLSWILWNARTGRAVNISSWKPRSICRNNPFVHEDFSLCFGCIVPAKDSSITHKLTEFEITVKCKLLIEQGCITWKEISLIMKDIDGSHLNGQQSMKAFNRALICSRSINHSRVEKGYQHFQNQKILHRLKIDREELISNLLSATVAIASLLGICYACGTLL, encoded by the exons ATGGGTTCACCCTCGCATCCGTGGCCTCTACTTGTAACGACCTCCGGGAAGCAGCCGGAGAAGAAGTCTTATGGAAAGA TATCTCAACAACAAATGACTTCTGAGAGCACACCGCCAGATTCGTCTTTATGGTCATCTCCTAGTGGTTTCACTTCACTAGTGGACATATATTACAAGGGCCATTGCATTTTCTCTAAAGTTGTAGATGGCATGACCGCGAGGAATGAATCTGAGACTTCCGAGTGTTTTAAAAGGTTTTTGTGCTACCCCTTTTCACTGGACTTGCTGGGCATTGGACGTTTCGAAACATCTGATCGTgttttttatcaaaatttaggTATCATGGAGGACGACACAACGAACTCACTATTAGCTGCTTTCACCGGATACAATAGAAGAGGAGGCATATGCTCTGACATTGCACAAAATATACAGCTAAGCTGGATTCTGTGGAATGCAAGGACAGGAAGAGCTGTAAACATATCGAGCTGGAAACCCCGATCCATCTGCAGGAATAACCCTTTTGTTCATGAAGATTTTTCTCTTTGTTTCGGTTGTATTGTACCTGCAAAGGACAGTTCAATAACGCACAAACTAACCGAATTCGAGATAACGGTAAAATGCAAGCTGCTGATAGAACAAGGATGCATAACATGGAAGGAAATTAGCCTAATAATGAAGGACATTGATGGGTCACATCTCAATGGCCAGCAAAGTATGAAAGCATTCAATCGTGCTCTCATTTGCTCCCGCAGTATCAACCATAGCAGAGTGGAAAAGGGATATCAGCATTTTCAAAACCAGAAAATACTACATAGATTAAAGATTGACCGAGAGGAACTGATATCTAATTTACTGTCCGCAACGGTAGCCATTGCATCACTCCTTGGCATTTGCTACGCTTGTGGCACACTATTGTAG
- the LOC142555387 gene encoding putative F-box protein At2g36090 isoform X1: MKKSDRNCFKGVNRDALIEIMSRLDGFTLASVASTCNDLREAAGEEVLWKEFCYNTWPSTSAIKTASFKCLYTDAFPLILYEEGRSEVSQQQMTSESTPPDSSLWSSPSGFTSLVDIYYKGHCIFSKVVDGMTARNESETSECFKRFLCYPFSLDLLGIGRFETSDRVFYQNLGIMEDDTTNSLLAAFTGYNRRGGICSDIAQNIQLSWILWNARTGRAVNISSWKPRSICRNNPFVHEDFSLCFGCIVPAKDSSITHKLTEFEITVKCKLLIEQGCITWKEISLIMKDIDGSHLNGQQSMKAFNRALICSRSINHSRVEKGYQHFQNQKILHRLKIDREELISNLLSATVAIASLLGICYACGTLL; the protein is encoded by the coding sequence ATGAAGAAGTCGGATCGGAATTGCTTCAAGGGGGTGAACAGGGACGCTTTAATAGAAATCATGTCTAGACTTGATGGGTTCACCCTCGCATCCGTGGCCTCTACTTGTAACGACCTCCGGGAAGCAGCCGGAGAAGAAGTCTTATGGAAAGAGTTCTGTTACAACACGTGGCCCTCGACATCAGCCATAAAAACAGCAAGTTTCAAGTgtttgtacaccgatgcttttCCATTGATTTTGTACGAGGAAGGGAGAAGTGAAGTATCTCAACAACAAATGACTTCTGAGAGCACACCGCCAGATTCGTCTTTATGGTCATCTCCTAGTGGTTTCACTTCACTAGTGGACATATATTACAAGGGCCATTGCATTTTCTCTAAAGTTGTAGATGGCATGACCGCGAGGAATGAATCTGAGACTTCCGAGTGTTTTAAAAGGTTTTTGTGCTACCCCTTTTCACTGGACTTGCTGGGCATTGGACGTTTCGAAACATCTGATCGTgttttttatcaaaatttaggTATCATGGAGGACGACACAACGAACTCACTATTAGCTGCTTTCACCGGATACAATAGAAGAGGAGGCATATGCTCTGACATTGCACAAAATATACAGCTAAGCTGGATTCTGTGGAATGCAAGGACAGGAAGAGCTGTAAACATATCGAGCTGGAAACCCCGATCCATCTGCAGGAATAACCCTTTTGTTCATGAAGATTTTTCTCTTTGTTTCGGTTGTATTGTACCTGCAAAGGACAGTTCAATAACGCACAAACTAACCGAATTCGAGATAACGGTAAAATGCAAGCTGCTGATAGAACAAGGATGCATAACATGGAAGGAAATTAGCCTAATAATGAAGGACATTGATGGGTCACATCTCAATGGCCAGCAAAGTATGAAAGCATTCAATCGTGCTCTCATTTGCTCCCGCAGTATCAACCATAGCAGAGTGGAAAAGGGATATCAGCATTTTCAAAACCAGAAAATACTACATAGATTAAAGATTGACCGAGAGGAACTGATATCTAATTTACTGTCCGCAACGGTAGCCATTGCATCACTCCTTGGCATTTGCTACGCTTGTGGCACACTATTGTAG
- the LOC142555389 gene encoding uncharacterized protein LOC142555389 isoform X2, translating to MAASSSTTTLQTLKFHSFTKVKTLHHSNTKFPFSSTKFPPSLSVSCSIASGFNEVVADEEVEKIKRLQNGSDIRGVALEGEKGRTVDLTPPAMEAIGESFGEWLTAQLERSECGEAALAVRVSVGRDPRISGAALSVGLFAGLGRAGCAIFDMGLATTPACFMSTVLPPFLYDASIMMTASHLPYTRNGLKFFTKKGGLTSPQVEEICDGAARKYANRSAKVSTLLRILPTRVDFMSTYANHLREIIKQKVNHPLHYDTPLQGFKIIVNAGNGSGGFFTWDVLDKLGADTFGSLHLTPDGMFPNHIPNPEDKTAMALTRAAVIENNADLGVVFDTDVDRSGVVDREGNPVNGDKLIALMSSIVLKEHPSTTIVTDARTSMALTRFITERGGLHCLYRVGYRNVIDKGVQLNKDGIETHLMMETSGHGALKENHFLDDGAYMVVKIIIEMVIMKLEGSNKGIGSLIEDLEEPLESVELRINIVTEPRYAKAKGSEVIEVFRNYVEEGRLEGFALDSCGDCWVSEGCLVDSNDTPLPIDAHMYRAKVSDSGGEESGWIHLRQSIHNPNIAVNLQSMIPGGCQSMTKTLRDKFLVDSGLHKFLDISQIDKYARDGKI from the exons ATGGCAGCTTCTTCATCCACGACGACGCTCCAAACCCTGAAATTCCATTCATTTACCAAAGTCAAAACACTTCATCACTCAAACACCAAGTTCCCGTTTTCTTCGACGAAATTCCCGCCATCCCTTTCAGTTTCGTGCTCCATAGCTTCAGGGTTCAATGAAGTGGTGGCGGATGAAGAAGTGGAGAAGATCAAGAGATTGCAGAACGGTTCCGACATACGTGGGGTGGCCTTGGAAGGCGAGAAGGGGAGGACAGTCGACCTCACGCCACCTGCTATGGAGGCCATAGGGGAGAGCTTCGGGGAGTGGCTGACCGCTCAGCTTGAGAGGAGCGAGTGCGGAGAAGCCGCGTTGGCCGTTAGGGTGTCTGTCGGGCGGGATCCGAGAATATCGGGGGCCGCGTTGAGTGTGGGTTTGTTCGCCGGACTTGGTAGGGCGGGATGTGCAATATTTGACATGGGACTTGCGACCACGCCGGCTTGCTTCATGAGCACCGTGCTGCCTCCATTTCTCTACGATGCTTCCATAATG ATGACAGCATCCCACTTGCCATACACACGAAATGGATTGAAATTCTTCACCAAGAAAGGAGGCCTCACATCGCCACAAGTGGAGGAGATATGCGACGGGGCTGCCCGGAAATATGCGAACCGATCCGCCAAAGTGTCGACGTTGCTTCGGATCCTGCCCACGAGAGTCGATTTCATGAGTACGTACGCGAACCATCTGCGAGAAATCATCAAGCAAAAGGTCAATCATCCCTTGCATTATGACACTCCTCTTCAAGGATTTAAG ATAATTGTAAACGctggaaatggatcaggaggcTTCTTCACATGGGATGTCCTCGACAAGCTTGGAGCAGACACATTTGGCTCACTTCATCTCACCCCAGATGGAATGTTCCCAAATCACATTCCTAATCCAGAGGACAAAACGGCCATGGCCTTAACACGAGCTGCAGTGATCGAAAACAACGCTGATCTCGGGGTTGTCTTTGATACAGACGTTGATCGTAGCGGTGTGGTTGACAGAGAAGGAAATCCCGTCAATGGAGACAAGCTTATTGCTCTTATGTCCTCCATTGTGCTGAAGGAGCACCCGAGCACGACTATCGTGACCGATGCACGTACAAGCATGGCGTTGACACGGTTTATCACGGAAAGAGGAGGGCTTCATTGCTTGTATAGAGTTGGCTATAGGAATGTGATTGATAAGGGGGTTCAGCTTAATAAGGATGGAATTGAGACTCATCTTATGATGGAAACTTCAGGCCATGGTGCCCTTAAGGAGAATCATTTTCTTGATGATG GTGCTTATATGGTCGTAAAAATTATCATTGAAATGGTTATAATGAAGCTTGAAGGATCAAATAAAGGCATTGGGAGTTTAATAGAAGATTTGGAAGAGCCATTGGAATCAGTGGAGTTGAGAATAAACATTGTTACAGAGCCTAGGTACGCCAAGGCAAAAGGTTCTGAGGTCATTGAGGTGTTCAGGAACTACGTTGAG GAAGGAAGGTTAGAAGGTTTTGCACTGGATTCTTGTGGAGACTGTTGGGTGAGTGAAGGGTGCCTCGTGGACTCCAACGACACTCCGCTTCCGATTGATGCCCATATGTAcag GGCCAAAGTTTCGGATTCAGGAGGAGAAGAAAGTGGTTGGATACACCTCAGACAGAGCATTCACAACCCAAATATAGCTGTTAATTTGCAGTCCATGATCCCGGGAGGTTGCCAGTCCATGACCAAAACTCTGAGAGATAA GTTTCTTGTAGACAGTGGGTTACACAAATTTCTTGACATTTCTCAAATTGACAAGTACGCGAGAGATGGGAAGATATGA
- the LOC142555389 gene encoding uncharacterized protein LOC142555389 isoform X1, protein MAASSSTTTLQTLKFHSFTKVKTLHHSNTKFPFSSTKFPPSLSVSCSIASGFNEVVADEEVEKIKRLQNGSDIRGVALEGEKGRTVDLTPPAMEAIGESFGEWLTAQLERSECGEAALAVRVSVGRDPRISGAALSVGLFAGLGRAGCAIFDMGLATTPACFMSTVLPPFLYDASIMMTASHLPYTRNGLKFFTKKGGLTSPQVEEICDGAARKYANRSAKVSTLLRILPTRVDFMSTYANHLREIIKQKVNHPLHYDTPLQGFKIIVNAGNGSGGFFTWDVLDKLGADTFGSLHLTPDGMFPNHIPNPEDKTAMALTRAAVIENNADLGVVFDTDVDRSGVVDREGNPVNGDKLIALMSSIVLKEHPSTTIVTDARTSMALTRFITERGGLHCLYRVGYRNVIDKGVQLNKDGIETHLMMETSGHGALKENHFLDDGAYMVVKIIIEMVIMKLEGSNKGIGSLIEDLEEPLESVELRINIVTEPRYAKAKGSEVIEVFRNYVEEGRLEGFALDSCGDCWVSEGCLVDSNDTPLPIDAHMYRAKVSDSGGEESGWIHLRQSIHNPNIAVNLQSMIPGGCQSMTKTLRDKYEYHYSIINTWIKHVNTRISFEEGGQH, encoded by the exons ATGGCAGCTTCTTCATCCACGACGACGCTCCAAACCCTGAAATTCCATTCATTTACCAAAGTCAAAACACTTCATCACTCAAACACCAAGTTCCCGTTTTCTTCGACGAAATTCCCGCCATCCCTTTCAGTTTCGTGCTCCATAGCTTCAGGGTTCAATGAAGTGGTGGCGGATGAAGAAGTGGAGAAGATCAAGAGATTGCAGAACGGTTCCGACATACGTGGGGTGGCCTTGGAAGGCGAGAAGGGGAGGACAGTCGACCTCACGCCACCTGCTATGGAGGCCATAGGGGAGAGCTTCGGGGAGTGGCTGACCGCTCAGCTTGAGAGGAGCGAGTGCGGAGAAGCCGCGTTGGCCGTTAGGGTGTCTGTCGGGCGGGATCCGAGAATATCGGGGGCCGCGTTGAGTGTGGGTTTGTTCGCCGGACTTGGTAGGGCGGGATGTGCAATATTTGACATGGGACTTGCGACCACGCCGGCTTGCTTCATGAGCACCGTGCTGCCTCCATTTCTCTACGATGCTTCCATAATG ATGACAGCATCCCACTTGCCATACACACGAAATGGATTGAAATTCTTCACCAAGAAAGGAGGCCTCACATCGCCACAAGTGGAGGAGATATGCGACGGGGCTGCCCGGAAATATGCGAACCGATCCGCCAAAGTGTCGACGTTGCTTCGGATCCTGCCCACGAGAGTCGATTTCATGAGTACGTACGCGAACCATCTGCGAGAAATCATCAAGCAAAAGGTCAATCATCCCTTGCATTATGACACTCCTCTTCAAGGATTTAAG ATAATTGTAAACGctggaaatggatcaggaggcTTCTTCACATGGGATGTCCTCGACAAGCTTGGAGCAGACACATTTGGCTCACTTCATCTCACCCCAGATGGAATGTTCCCAAATCACATTCCTAATCCAGAGGACAAAACGGCCATGGCCTTAACACGAGCTGCAGTGATCGAAAACAACGCTGATCTCGGGGTTGTCTTTGATACAGACGTTGATCGTAGCGGTGTGGTTGACAGAGAAGGAAATCCCGTCAATGGAGACAAGCTTATTGCTCTTATGTCCTCCATTGTGCTGAAGGAGCACCCGAGCACGACTATCGTGACCGATGCACGTACAAGCATGGCGTTGACACGGTTTATCACGGAAAGAGGAGGGCTTCATTGCTTGTATAGAGTTGGCTATAGGAATGTGATTGATAAGGGGGTTCAGCTTAATAAGGATGGAATTGAGACTCATCTTATGATGGAAACTTCAGGCCATGGTGCCCTTAAGGAGAATCATTTTCTTGATGATG GTGCTTATATGGTCGTAAAAATTATCATTGAAATGGTTATAATGAAGCTTGAAGGATCAAATAAAGGCATTGGGAGTTTAATAGAAGATTTGGAAGAGCCATTGGAATCAGTGGAGTTGAGAATAAACATTGTTACAGAGCCTAGGTACGCCAAGGCAAAAGGTTCTGAGGTCATTGAGGTGTTCAGGAACTACGTTGAG GAAGGAAGGTTAGAAGGTTTTGCACTGGATTCTTGTGGAGACTGTTGGGTGAGTGAAGGGTGCCTCGTGGACTCCAACGACACTCCGCTTCCGATTGATGCCCATATGTAcag GGCCAAAGTTTCGGATTCAGGAGGAGAAGAAAGTGGTTGGATACACCTCAGACAGAGCATTCACAACCCAAATATAGCTGTTAATTTGCAGTCCATGATCCCGGGAGGTTGCCAGTCCATGACCAAAACTCTGAGAGATAAGTATGAATACCACTACTCTATCATAAATACTTGGATAAAACATGTGAACACGAGGATATCATTCGAGGAAGGGGGACAACACTAG
- the LOC142556601 gene encoding uncharacterized protein LOC142556601 produces MWMVDCDDHEHVKDLKVSIGRKLRPLIPRPITAAAAAAATTTMNCVFSALPSSCCCTNNTNIIAWSQPISCELSDYGMKREINRVPLVSPRWNPTPEQLQALEELYRRGIRTPSAQQIQHIAAKLRRFGKIEGKNVFYWFQNHKARERQKKRRQLELHAGKMSHHADAIEVQQTGCSRENTELHHVKKQCSTFSNDSGTPSQDSVSLHAAEWTRLDQRGLQQRAKNEQTCWQLDLSSCIPSNNSTDNVINKNVVISEDTNPGQENEKPLNLINISLLLPPKDDEIRNQTLLLFPIKSHGSSTLRTTEEEINDEEEIYNDGSSIGMAFAPNEFYEFLPPKN; encoded by the exons ATGTGGATGGTAGATTGTGATGATCATGAACATGTCAAAGATTTAAAGGTATCGATCGGGCGGAAGCTGCGACCTCTAATTCCAAGACCAAtaaccgccgccgccgccgccgccgccaccACGACGATGAATTGTGTATTTTCTGCGCTGCCAAGTTCTTGTTGTTGCACCAACAACACAAATATCATTGCCTGGAGCCAACCCATAA GTTGCGAGCTGAGCGACTATGGGATGAAAAGGGAAATCAATAGGGTTCCATTGGTGAGCCCGAGATGGAACCCGACGCCGGAGCAACTGCAGGCGCTTGAAGAACTCTACAGGCGCGGGATCAGAACTCCATCGGCTCAACAGATACAACATATCGCAGCAAAGTTGAGAAGATTTGGTAAAATCGAAGGCAAGAATGTATTTTACTGGTTTCAAAATCATAAAGCCAGGGAGAGGCAAAAGAAACGACGTCAGCTTGAGTTGCATGCCGGTAAAATGTCACATCATGCTGATGCCATCGAAGTCCAACAAACAG GATGCAGCCGAGAAAATACTGAATTGCACCATGTTAAAAAGCAATGCAGTACCTTCTCAAACGACAGCGGCACGCCCTCCCAG GATTCTGTGTCTTTGCATGCAGCAGAATGGACAAGATTGGATCAGAGGGGATTGCAGCAACGGGCAAAGAATGAACAAACTTGCTGGCAATTGGACCTATCTTCTTGCATCCCTTCTAACAACAGTACTGATAATgttataaataaaaatgttgTTATTTCAGAAGATACTAATCCAGGTCAAGAAAATGAAAAGCCCTTGAACCTAATAAATATCAGCTTATTATTGCCTCCCAAAGATGATGAGATTAGGAACCAAACTCTCCTGCTGTTTCCGATTAAGAGCCATGGTTCGAGCACCCTACGCACCACCGAGGAAGAGATTAACGATGAGGAAGAAATTTATAACGATGGTTCGAGCATAGGGATGGCATTCGCTCCTAACGAGTTTTACGAGTTCCTTCCGCCGAAAAATTAA